Genomic window (Roseimicrobium gellanilyticum):
CGATGATGAGCGTGCGCTCGAATTGGCCGAACTGTTCGCTGTTGATGCGGAAGTACGCCTGTAGGGGATGCTTCACCTTCACGCCCGGCGGGATGTAGATGAAGGAGCCGCCGCTGAAGACGGCGCTGTTCAGCGCGCTGAACTTGTTGTCACCGGTCGGGATGACCTTGCCGAACCACTTGCGGAAGATTTCGGGGTGCTTCTGCAGACCTTCCGTGCTGTTCACGAAGATCACGCCCTGCTCTTCCACGGCAGCCTTGATGTTCGAGTAGGCAGCCTCGGAGTCATATTGGGCCTCCACGCCAGCGAGGTACTTGCGTTCCTGCTCGGGAATGCCCAGACGGTCGAACGTGCGCTTGATTTCCTCCGGCACTTCATCCCAGGAGCGCTTCGGCTTGCGATCGCCCGCGAGGTAGTAGCGGAACTCATCGAAGTGAATGTTCTCCAGGTCCTTCGTGGCCCAGTGCGTAGGCATGGGCTTTTCATTGAAGACCTGTAGCGCCTTCTTGCGGAATTCACGTACCCACTCGGGGTCGTTCTTCACGTCGCAGATGTAGTCGATGGTCTTCTCAGACAGACCAAAGCCCGCGTCATAGACGTGGTTCTCGGGAAAGTAGAAGTCCCCAATCGTGTCGACCTTGATGTCGGCGATTTCCTCAGTCTCGGTACTCATGGAATGCAGAAAGTTCGGGGGTTCGTTCAGGCAGCCGCAGCAGCGAGTTCTTCCTTGGCCCAGTCGTAACCCTTCTCCTCAAGCTGGAGAGCAAGTTCGGGGCCGCCGCTGTGGGCGATACGCCCGTCGATCATCACGTGGACGATGTCGGGCTTGATGTAGTCCAGCAGGCGCTGGTAGTGCGTGATGACGAGGAAGCCACGGTCCGCGGAGCGCATGGCATTCACGCCACGGGAGACGATCTTGAGCGCATCAATGTCCAGGCCGCTGTCCGTCTCATCGAGTACGGCGTACTTCGGCTCCAGCATCATGAGCTGCAGGATTTCATTGCGCTTCTTCTCACCGCCGGAGAAGCCTTCATTCACACTGCGGGAGGTGAAGGTGCGGCTCATCTCGAGCTGGTCCATGCGGGAGTAGAGCCTCTTGTAGAAGGCCACTGCGTCGAGTTCCTCACCCTTCGGCAGGCGGGCCTGCAGGGCGGCGCGGATGAAGTTGGCGTTGCTCACGCCGGGAATCTCAAAGGGATACTGGAAGGCCAGGAACAGGCCGGCGCGCGCGCGCTCATCGACCGCCATGGAGAGCACATCCTGCCCGTCCAAGGTCACCGTGCCGCTGTCCACGGCATATTCCTCATGGCCGCACAGCACCTTGCTCAACGTGCTCTTGCCAGAGCCGTTGGGTCCCATGATCGCATGGACTTCACCGGGCTTCACTTCGAGGGAGAAACCTTTGAGGATCTGGCGGTCAGGGATGCTGGCGTGGAGGTCTTGGATGTTCAGGCTCATCTAGTGATTCGAGATTACAGATTTGAAATTTGAGATTGGGTACGGCGGCGGTCAGGGCGTGGGCTTTTTCTTGGCGCACTCGGGGCAGAGACCGCGGATGGCGACGTCGAGCTTGGTCACGCGACTGCCCTTGGGCAGTCTCCAGAGCTTGGGCGCCTCGATCATGTCGAGCGGCTGCGCGTCTGCGACAGCCCCGCACTGCTCACAGTGGAAATGCACGTGATCGTTCAGATTCGCACAGAACCGGGTGGAGCTACGCTCCAGATTCACCTGACGCACCAGCTTGTGCTCTACCAACGTATCCAGGCAGTTGTACACCGTCGCCAGTGAGATACCGGGCATCCGGTCCTTCGCGCGGATGAAGACATCCGTGGCCGTGGGGTGGTCGTGGGAGGCACGCAATACCTCATGCACAATGCTACGCTGCGGCGTCATGCGCAGGTCCGTTGGCATGGTAGGTTCTTCGTGGTCGGGCAGAGGAGCTTTCATGGGCAACCAGGGTGAGCAAGGTGGTTGGGGAAACAGGGTACGCTCGATTGGAATGAGATCAAGAATCATTCTAATTTCGTTCGCAAAATGGAGCTAGGGGTTGATGCTGAGAGATCCGCAGTAGGGATTGAACGATTCCCCACCAGACCATCCACTCCCCGCATCCATCCATGATCGCCTTTCTGGATGTTCACTATCAAGGTGATATCGCTTATGCGGCTGCGGTAGTCTGCGACGACTTGACGGCCTCAAGCCCCACCTTGGAGAAAGTGGTCCGAGTTTACCACATCGCGGCCTACGAGCCAGGAAACTTCTTCAAGCGTGAACTTCCCTGCCTGCTGGCGGTGCTGCAGGCCTGCCCACCCGTGGACCATCTGGTCATCGACGGAAACGTGTGGCTCGATCAGGGCAACATGGGCTTGGGTGCTCATCTGTATGAAACGTTGCTGCGGAAAGTGCCCGTCATCGGCATCGCCAAGACAGCCTACCGCGGCTCGACCGATGCCCACGCGGTGTTGCGAGGGACGAGTCAGCGGCCGTTGTATGTCACGGCAGCAGGCATGGATCCTGTGGTCGTCGCGGAACTGGTGAGGCACCTGCATGGTCCTCATCGCACACCCACGCTGGTGACACGAGCGGATCAACTCTGCCGCAGATGCGGGGAGAAGCAACAAAGGCAACTCACCACCGTCAAGCAAGCCATAGCAGTTCACTGCCTCCACATTCCAGGCCTTGGTGCCCGCACATCAAACTAACTACTTTCGCCTACAACTGCTCCGTCCAGACGAATGTTTCGCCGCCTTTCAAACAAGGGAATCCACTTCTGTCCCTCGAACATTCCCGTGCACCAGAAGGCGGCAATCGTCATTGATGGAGTATTGTAAGGAAACAGGATTGTTCCTTCGGTCTCGTGGTCTCCGAGGGCTCTTCGTTTGGCCGCATTTCTCATCAACTCCTTCTCACCTGGAGCAGCAGCTTCATAGACGTCGGGCAAAAGTATTTGGGCACCGACCTTTGATAGATAGCTCTTCAACTGCAGCCGTTTTGCCTCTTCCAAGATGGATCCGGATCCAGAAAGAATGCGCTCCTCACTTCTGAGGCACCGACCCATTGTCACTTTTACCCGATCGGAGTCCACACCCACCAGATGCAATGCGGCCCGAAATTCTTGTTCACTCTGTTCACGACCCACTCCAAATACAAATATCAGGTTAATTTGCTTCAGGCGTTTCTGTGCGACTTTACCAAGAGGGTCAACGTGGTGCTCAGCCAGTTTCACATTCTCCGGAAGATCGACCTCGAGCCATTCAGCCAGAATGTTTAGCGCTTGATATCCAGAGTTGATATTGTCGTCAAAAAGGATTATCGTTTCCGAAGTTCTGACAACGCTATCAGCTAACATAGTAACTTTATTGCCTACAGTTCTGATTTTTTCATCGGCGTTGTTCTTCCACGAGTAGATCAAGTGATTGGCGCTGTCGGCGAGATTTCCCAAAGGAACAATTGCCACCTTTCCAGACAACTGGTCACTTGCATCGTGAAAGACCTCGGAAACCAGCTTTCCCACCTGAATAGGGTACACAATTTCAAATCTATCGCAGAGCATCAATGCAGACGGTTGCAATTCCTGAGGAAACTGCCCCACGAAGGCAGTCACATCAGCTACCGTTACCGGTAACTTTCCAGGGGGGCAGAAGGCTCTCAATTTAGCTGTAATGGAGGCAATTTTCTCGTTTGTAGCCATCAACTTTAAAAAGGGCGACAGCGGCTTGAGGCGCCTTGCACCGACATAGTAGTTATTTTTGTCCAACTGTTGCCTGATGCGTTCCGCATTGGAAATCACAGATGACGCAACATAGCCTTCTTGCGCGTATTGAAGAGCGAATTCATCCCAGATCACGCGTTCCGCTGCCAGCAGCACGAGCGCACAAAGTTGCGAAGGCGCAAACAAATAACCGAGAGCCCGATTCTGAAGGTAGTAGTGAACTACTTGGTCGATTGGCAGTGTCCACCGAATGGGCAAGCTCGCTGGGTGTTCTATGTACAGCGAGTTTTGCCCTTGTTGCACACGCTCATACTCTGGGACATCCAGTAGAATATCCCTGAGATCGTCCTCGTGAATCGGAGTCGAGGCGTCCAAGGCTGCCACAATTTTGCGCAACTCAGCGAGAATCAACAGCGTGTAGCCATCCGCTCCATTCTTCATAACTTGAAACAAACTCATTGAGCGAGTTGGTGCCGTATGCTGATCAGTGCTGGGCAGCGGGTCCGAGAGACTATTGCTAGGTCCGAATGCAAAAGCTCGTCGAACTAGCGCACGATCGCGCAGTTTGGTGACCCCGAAATCGGAGTACTTAATCTCCATTTCTTTATAACTTTCAACCTTCACTTCACGTGGCAAAAGAGAATCCGGCTGAGCCACTCCCGATTCGCTTAACCATAGCCAACTGTGCAGTTGATCATACTCGCGCACTTTCGAAGGGATTCGCGCCAAATAAGACCCCAACTGAGCTTCAGCCGCTCTAACCTTCTGGTGAAGGTAGATCTTGTCATACAACGACACTCGAGCGAGACAGAATTCCTCGAAGGCAAATTGTCCTCCCTTCGACATGCCGAACACAAGCAGACCTTGATCATCGAAGCATTCCTTCAGGTGTCTAAGTCCCTCAGGCAAACTTTCACCCTTGCACTCAAAGACATTGATCTTATCGATGATCCGCCCCAAGTCTACGGATAGAGGTAAGTTTGCATAGTGCGCCTCTCGAGGCATATAGTCCAGTTTGTCCGCGTCGAGCCCACCACTTATTACCTGTGCTAAAAAGACTGTGTTTGGTCGTCCAGGGACTGGCATTCCTGCGATAAAGTGAGCTGCGTCGCACACCCACCGAGCGATAATATTGTCTCTCCCTCCTTCTTTAATATCCAGTTTTCGCAGAAAAGACCGCATGGGCTCGCAGGTCAGAATTGCGATGGACAAGACCTCTGCAGGGGCAAGCATTTTCGGCCTGCGAAAGAATGTCTGAAATTCTTTCAATATTTGCTGTGAAGAAGGGTAACGGTCCGAGCCTTGAAGATTCCATAAGATCCGCTCGGATACGTGACTGAAAAGACAATGTCCTATGTCATGGAACAATGCTGCGAGGCGGACTGGTGTCAGAAAGTCATCAATAGTCGCACCCACCGGCATCTTAGGGTATTTGGCCACTGAATCGATGTACTTTAATCGATTGACCATTTCCATCGACCTCGCGAGCACCCCGAGGGTATGCTCGAACCTGCTGTATGCTAGAGCAGGATACACCAGTTTGGCCAATCCAAGCTGGGTAATGCCTCTAAGTCGCTGGAACAACCGTGTGTCCACGATCGCAACTTCCCAAGGAAGAAGGTGACTGTACCCTACAATAGGATCTGAGATGGACTTGCCTCCATAGGAATCAAATGCCTCCTCAGAGAGTCCCGCCACAGGCTCCAGATGGTATGCGACAAACTTCGACACACCTTGCCAGAACTGCGCTAACGGTCGCGAAGTTTGCAACTCAGAGAGCAGTTCAATTTGTTCCATTTTTGTGGACAAAAAGTTTTTCCATCCCGGGTGAAAGTCAAGTGGGGCCTGACAAACACGTTGATTTAGCGGGATGGCCTACCGGCAAACAGCTGAAGGATCTGATTTTTTGAACATCACCAACTGCTCCCGCCGAACACCGGCTTAAGCATGTGCAACGCCGCAATTCTAAGCAAGCCGCTCATCAAGTCCGTAAGCTACAAGGACCTGGGGCAGGTGTCTCCACCTGCCCCAGGTCACCAACCGGGATACACTGGCACTGAAACTGTCTCGCTCTAGAACTTCCAGGTGACGCTGGCGCTCACGTTGAAAGGCTCGCCGGGGAGCACGTAGAGTTCGTCGTAGGAACCGACGAAGTGGCGCTTGTCGAACACGTTGTTGAAGTTCACCTGGATGCGGTAGTTCTCGCGCTCATAGAAGAGGGCGGTGTCCACCAATCCGTAGCTGGGCAGGTCGAAGGTGTGGTAGGTGTCGCCGGACTGGCTGCTGTAGTAGCGGCCACCCACGCCCACGCCGAAGCCCTTCAGCGGACCATCCTGCACGGTGTACTTCAGCCATGCGGTGACGGTGTGATCCGGCACGCCGAGCAGCGGAGTGCCCACGGGGATGTCGTTATCTTCCGTCACTTCGGCATCGAGATACGTGTAGGCGGCGATCAGTTGCAGACCGGGCAGAAGCTCGGCGGCGGTTTCGAATTCGAAACCACGGCTGCGCTGTTCACCACTCACGGTGGCATCCGACGGATCCGGGGTGGCAAGGTTGCTGGTGGCGACGTTCTCACGCGTCAGTTGGAACACGGAGATCATGCCGGTGAGACGGCCATCAAGGAGGTCGTACTTCACGCCGCCTTCCCAGTTCTCGCCTTCTTCTGGAGCGATGGGTGCGCCGGTTTCATCGCGGGAGCCCCACTGGGGAGCGTAAGAGCGGCTGTAGTTCGCATAGGCGGCGACGCCGGGGACGAACTCATACGTGATGCCCGCCTTCGGCGTGAAGGCATCGTCCGTGGCATCCGCGGGGATGCTGCCGTAGGAGCCGGAGTCATCCAGCCAGAGGTACTCGTAACGACCGCCGACGGTGAAGGTCAGCTTGTCCGTGAGCTTCATGTGGTCCTGCAGGTAGATGCCCACATTGTGCTCCTTCTTCAGGAATGAACCGGCGATGGTCGGCTGCGGGATGGAGACGTTGTAGTTCGGCTTGAAGAGATCGATGGCGACGTACGAACCGGGGAAGTCGTCATAGTTGATCTCGGTGTACCGG
Coding sequences:
- a CDS encoding endonuclease V, producing MIAFLDVHYQGDIAYAAAVVCDDLTASSPTLEKVVRVYHIAAYEPGNFFKRELPCLLAVLQACPPVDHLVIDGNVWLDQGNMGLGAHLYETLLRKVPVIGIAKTAYRGSTDAHAVLRGTSQRPLYVTAAGMDPVVVAELVRHLHGPHRTPTLVTRADQLCRRCGEKQQRQLTTVKQAIAVHCLHIPGLGARTSN
- a CDS encoding Fur family transcriptional regulator, coding for MKAPLPDHEEPTMPTDLRMTPQRSIVHEVLRASHDHPTATDVFIRAKDRMPGISLATVYNCLDTLVEHKLVRQVNLERSSTRFCANLNDHVHFHCEQCGAVADAQPLDMIEAPKLWRLPKGSRVTKLDVAIRGLCPECAKKKPTP
- a CDS encoding phosphoribosyltransferase-like protein yields the protein MEQIELLSELQTSRPLAQFWQGVSKFVAYHLEPVAGLSEEAFDSYGGKSISDPIVGYSHLLPWEVAIVDTRLFQRLRGITQLGLAKLVYPALAYSRFEHTLGVLARSMEMVNRLKYIDSVAKYPKMPVGATIDDFLTPVRLAALFHDIGHCLFSHVSERILWNLQGSDRYPSSQQILKEFQTFFRRPKMLAPAEVLSIAILTCEPMRSFLRKLDIKEGGRDNIIARWVCDAAHFIAGMPVPGRPNTVFLAQVISGGLDADKLDYMPREAHYANLPLSVDLGRIIDKINVFECKGESLPEGLRHLKECFDDQGLLVFGMSKGGQFAFEEFCLARVSLYDKIYLHQKVRAAEAQLGSYLARIPSKVREYDQLHSWLWLSESGVAQPDSLLPREVKVESYKEMEIKYSDFGVTKLRDRALVRRAFAFGPSNSLSDPLPSTDQHTAPTRSMSLFQVMKNGADGYTLLILAELRKIVAALDASTPIHEDDLRDILLDVPEYERVQQGQNSLYIEHPASLPIRWTLPIDQVVHYYLQNRALGYLFAPSQLCALVLLAAERVIWDEFALQYAQEGYVASSVISNAERIRQQLDKNNYYVGARRLKPLSPFLKLMATNEKIASITAKLRAFCPPGKLPVTVADVTAFVGQFPQELQPSALMLCDRFEIVYPIQVGKLVSEVFHDASDQLSGKVAIVPLGNLADSANHLIYSWKNNADEKIRTVGNKVTMLADSVVRTSETIILFDDNINSGYQALNILAEWLEVDLPENVKLAEHHVDPLGKVAQKRLKQINLIFVFGVGREQSEQEFRAALHLVGVDSDRVKVTMGRCLRSEERILSGSGSILEEAKRLQLKSYLSKVGAQILLPDVYEAAAPGEKELMRNAAKRRALGDHETEGTILFPYNTPSMTIAAFWCTGMFEGQKWIPLFERRRNIRLDGAVVGESS
- the sufC gene encoding Fe-S cluster assembly ATPase SufC, whose amino-acid sequence is MSLNIQDLHASIPDRQILKGFSLEVKPGEVHAIMGPNGSGKSTLSKVLCGHEEYAVDSGTVTLDGQDVLSMAVDERARAGLFLAFQYPFEIPGVSNANFIRAALQARLPKGEELDAVAFYKRLYSRMDQLEMSRTFTSRSVNEGFSGGEKKRNEILQLMMLEPKYAVLDETDSGLDIDALKIVSRGVNAMRSADRGFLVITHYQRLLDYIKPDIVHVMIDGRIAHSGGPELALQLEEKGYDWAKEELAAAAA